The Podarcis raffonei isolate rPodRaf1 chromosome 2, rPodRaf1.pri, whole genome shotgun sequence genome window below encodes:
- the DNAJB8 gene encoding dnaJ homolog subfamily B member 8: MVNYYEVLGLHQNASQEDIKRAYRKLALKWHPDKNPYHKEEAEKKFKAVAEAYEVLSDPQKRALYDRPVKEPRFRGRGASGGHSHSPFDFDFVFRSPDEIFREFFGGMDIFEHDFWDNHFDDDSNREENRSGLQGPLGLFSGLSAFTNFGFNSFGPGFHTMVCRSFGDDSSGTHNFRSVSTSTEVVNGRRVTTRKIVENGQERVEIEEDGQLKSIRVNGREQLKC, encoded by the coding sequence ATGGTTAATTATTACGAAGTCCTAGGGCTGCATCAAAATGCCTCGCAAGAAGATATTAAGAGGGCCTACCGCAAGCTGGCACTGAAATGGCACCCTGACAAGAATCCATACCACAAGGAGGAAGCCGAAAAGAAATTCAAAGCAGTCGCTGAGGCTTACGAAGTTTTGTCTGACCCTCAGAAACGCGCTCTCTATGACAGGCCTGTCAAAGAACCAAGGTTTAGAGGAAGAGGCGCTTCTGGGGGCCACTCCCACAGCCCTTTCGATTTTGACTTTGTATTCCGCAGTCCCGATGAGATCTTCAGGGAGTTTTTTGGAGGAATGGACATCTTTGAGCACGACTTCTGGGACAACCACTTTGACGATGACAGTAACAGGGAGGAGAACAGAAGCGGCTTGCAAGGACCCCTGGGTCTCTTTTCAGGATTAAGTGCCTTTACTAATTTTGGATTCAACTCATTCGGTCCTGGCTTTCACACTATGGTCTGCAGGTCCTTTGGAGATGACAGCAGTGGAACGCACAACTTCAGATCCGTCTCAACTTCTACCGAAGTGGTCAACGGTCGAAGAGTCACTACACGAAAAATTGTTGAGAATGGGCAAGAAAGAGTGGAAATCGAGGAGGATGGCCAGCTGAAGTCCATAAGAGTAAATGGAAGGGAACAGCTGAAATGCTAA